Proteins encoded in a region of the Phaenicophaeus curvirostris isolate KB17595 chromosome 1, BPBGC_Pcur_1.0, whole genome shotgun sequence genome:
- the FAM181B gene encoding protein FAM181B — translation MAAPAALLSPHHLLPFCFPAGGVLGYADPEKGCEGGGAAGDAGDFREATRDLLSFIDSASSNIKLALDKPVKSKRKVNHRKYLQKQIKRCTGIVAPAPPAASSSSSSSSSSSSSSPPAKPPPRREAPQAAGSLQSRSLAALFGSVRPEVPGCPRKVPLRDRNLPPSFFTEPAPAAKEPEKGGGDASDFFELLSPEYGALVPDAAPPDAFPAARLPAELGLEHGLYEAPLPAAHHPLLGGLLYPEPPWSPAGPCSPAKKAPPEPLRPLYPGGGEPVPGGGGEEPGGHLAAGFAPFFPECPLPPPQGHFDYSGAFPRAAYPGL, via the coding sequence ATGGCCGCGCCCGCCGCGCTGCTCAGCCCGCACCACCTGCTGCCCTTCTGCTTCCCCGCCGGCGGCGTCCTGGGCTACGCCGACCCGGAGAAGGGCTGCgagggcggcggggcggcgggcgacGCCGGCGATTTCAGAGAAGCCACCCGGGACCTGCTGAGCTTCATCGACTCCGCCTCCAGCAACATCAAGCTGGCGCTGGACAAGCCGGTGAAGTCCAAGCGGAAGGTGAACCATAGGAAGTACTTGCAGAAGCAGATCAAGCGCTGCACCGGCATCgtcgcccccgccccgcccgcggcatcgtcctcctcctcatcttcgtcctcctcctcctcctcgtcgcCGCCTGCCAAGCCCCCGCCGCGCCGGGAGGCCCCGCAGGCGGCCGGCAGCCTGCAGAGCCGCAGTCTGGCCGCGCTCTTCGGCTCCGTGCGGCCCGAGGTGCCGGGCTGCCCGCGGAAGGTGCCGCTGCGGGACCGCAACCTCCCTCCTTCATTCTTCACGGAGCCGGCGCCGGCCGCCAAGGAGCCGGAGAAGGGCGGCGGGGACGCGAGCGACTTCTTCGAGCTGCTGAGCCCCGAGTACGGCGCGTTGGTGCCCGACGCCGCCCCGCCCGACGCCTTCCCCGCCGCCCGCCTGCCCGccgagctggggctggagcacgggCTGTACGAGGCGCCGCTGCCCGCCGCCCATCACCCGCTGCTGGGCGGGCTGCTGTACCCCGAGCCCCCCTGGAGCCCCGCCGGGCCCTGCAGCCCCGCCAAGAAGGCGCCGCCCGAGCCGCTGCGCCCGCTCTACCCCGGCGGGGGGGAACCGGtgccggggggcggcggggaggagCCCGGCGGGCACCTGGCGGCGGGGTTCGCCCCCTTCTTCCCCGAGTGCCCGCTGCCCCCCCCGCAGGGGCACTTCGACTACAGCGGGGCCTTCCCCCGGGCCGCCTACCCCGGGCTGTAG